One Coffea eugenioides isolate CCC68of chromosome 2, Ceug_1.0, whole genome shotgun sequence genomic window, TCccgatttttcattttttatgatttctTTCTTTATCCGTGACTATTTAGGTTGTAGGATTAGGGGTTCATTAGTTAGGAGGAAAGATGCCCTTCTGAGATTGTTGTTGGAGAGATTATTTAAAAAAGATTAACGAACAAAACAAATGTTAGGGATTGTATAATTCTAAAGGAAAGGTGTCCTTGAAACTCTAGTTATCTTTGTATGGACagttcattaattttttttccttatcttgtttttgatagttttgttaGCTCATGATGTAAAGATGGCTGAAAATCACATCTCCCCTTTTAACTTCATTCATATCATTACAATTACGGCTGTTTGAATCGTGTACAATTTCTCTGCAGGTCATCCTGCTTTGTGAGATGGAATTTTTTGTCAGGGACACAAATGAAGAGTCCTTACCTTTTCCCCAAGGCATTGTTAGGTGTCCCTTCTTGAGGAACATTAATGAGCCAACTAACTTCTCCTTCTCAGCATCAATGGCGCATCCATTGCCTGTAAGTTGTGTATCTGTTAGATAGTTTTAGTCAGAAGCTTCGTTGATGCATGCTAATTGCACTACTCCTGTTGTATGTATTATGGTGTTTTTGGTCATGATGAATGCAGCATATATTGTGTATGCCCTAGTAAATTTGCATGACGTGGAGGGACTAATACATTTCCTTATTTTTTAGTGCCCTAACCAGGAACGTGGAGGAAAAGGTCCTATATTTGAAGATGGCCCCAATTTTGATATGGCATTTAGGCTTTTTCATGGGCAGAATGGTGTTGTTCCACTTTCAGGGAGATTCTTTGTTCCTCGTGAAAAGCCAGAATCTGAACCTGCACCAGCCCATTTCAATCCTTTGGCGGCAAAGGCAGCTACTATCAGCCTCTCAGCTTTTGGACCTGGTGGCCCTTTTGGTTTTGATGCATTCTCGAAAAAGTGGAAGAATCAGAAAAAGAACTCCCAGTCATCCAAACGAGATTCTTCTTCGAAGGTATGTGACCTTTTAATTTGTAGAAATGTCAATTCCTAAAGCTGCATAGGCTCATGTGCTAAACTTCTCTGGTATTACTAAGGCCTCATGATCACTGGCAGACAACATGTTTAGACAGAGTTCTTTAATCTGTAGGCAACTGGTGAACAGAAAGGCTCATATCCCCGTCCAAATAAGTATACCGTTGTGCGAACATTCCTTTTGATTGAATTTTTCTGATCTTTCAGGGTGGGGAATTGAAACATGAATCTATGAGCAATGAGTGGCTGCAAAATGGGAATTGTCCAATTGCAAAGTCTTACAGGGCTGTGAGTGGTGTCTTGCCTATTGTAGCGAAGGCCCTTCAGCCCCCTCCTGGCATGAGGCTCAAGTGCCCACCAGCAGTAGTTGCAGCTAGAGCTGCTTTAGCGCGGACTGCCTTTGCAAAAAACCTGCGACCACAGCCACTGCCTGAAAAAATGCTTGTGATTGGTGTTTTGGGCATGGCAGCTAATGTTCCTTTAGGAGTATGGAGAGAACATACAGAAAAATTTTCGCCTTCATGGTTTGCAGCCGTTCATGCAGCTGTCCCTTTTATAGGGATGCTTAGGAAGTCCGTATTGATGCCGAAGACAGCTATGGCGTTTACTATTGCTGCATCCATTCTTGGACAGGTTATTGGCTCAAGAGCTGAGCGATATCGTCTAAAGGCAGTTGCAACCAGAAAATCAGTTAGCCTCGAAACTTCAGTCAATGGTCCGATTCATGGAGCAGTTATTGGAGTTAACAGTGGCCATTGTGGCGAGATTGTTGACTGGAACAAAGTTCCTCTGTCGATTGCTGTGCCATCTTCATCGGCCAACGTGTATTGTTGATGTTTGGTCTCTTTGGTTTTCTTCTACTGATTTGTGCTACCCCCAGCCCCGCCGccgggggggaggggggggtgGGGGTGGTGGTGTTTATATATgtctattttttccttctttcatcGCCTTTTCTATCCTCAGACTGCATTCGGCTATTCAAGGAATAAAGAGAGAATGAGAGTATTCTTGTGAGAGATTCACTTATGAAATAATTGGAGGAAAGAGTGATTTGAGTACAAGTAATATTTATTCATGTAGACTTTTTCAGGCACACATCCTTGTTTCTAGTTGCGTTGTTGGATTTTGGTTAAAGAGTTTCTTTCCCTTCATTTCCTGTTTATGAATGGTGGAATGGTCAAGGTCGATTTCATTTTCCCAGTACCAAAACTTCTCATGAAAATTGCAGAAGCCATCGAAATGATCATCATTGACTAGGTCTTATTTAAATGTCCACTCTTCGGAATCCGAAGCGTGTTGACTCCAAATTTGATCTCTGATCTTCTTCTCCCTTACCTAATTAACAGTAGGAAGTTTTCCCAAAGCTTCATCTATTTCTCATTCAGATGTCAGAAAAAGATGAAGCAAAACTATTAACTAATCCTTCTTACATCTGAATGGACTTCTTGAAATTCAGAGACAAATCGAGACTGTCAAACAAACAAGATAATTTACTTAGACAGACGTACAAACAATTACGTTGATCTTCAGGAACAAAAAATATGGATGAATCAGGTAGCTTTACTTTGTGGAAGATCATTAGGTATGAATATGTTAGATGCCCGTGACTCGATTGAAATCTTATAAcccaagaaaagaaacaaggaaaacaAGTCTACAACCTTTCAACATTACAAATTCGCATTATCTGCAATAACACTCGTTTAATCGGAAATGTCGAGCAGTGGAAAACCTCTCCCTTCAACAACGCTGCCCCGCCTGCCCATTATGACATTCGGAGAGCCCTGGCCGGACTTGAATGATGGCTTAACATACCGTGACCTCATTCCACCTCCTCACGCTGGTCCTTACCAGCCCTCCCAATCCTTCACTTATATGAGGCTAGTAATGTTTTTGGCACTCCTGACAATTTTTcgttctttatttttattttttggctgCCCAACAATTTAACAGGTTTGACAGTGATCGAGTACTACTCCAAAAAGTACAAGAATTCAGCTCCCGTTCAGGGGTAATCTTCTTACAGTATTCTTTTTTAACTTCCTTGTCTTCCTAGTCTATCGCCAAGAAATTGTTTTTAGTACCTTTCTCTTTTCCTTCAaaagaattatttatttttctttaatttttttcgtTCCCCTATATCCCTTTTTGGCTGACACTAATTGCCGAATAAGCTGTAGTTTTGTGTTAAGATTTTGAGATTTCTTAATGTGCTGATAATTGAGCAGTTGGTTGCAGAGAATAAAGAACAAACAGGTTTTGATTCTTCTCGGTACCATTGTCCAAATTCTGAAAATTTCCCGACTACATGGCTGGCTGGGTTTTCTGTAAGTTGAGTGCTATTTTTGGCTGCAGATTAAGGTTGATGGTGCTGTTATCACTGATCCCAACACAATCCTCaggttttattttttccccACCAAACTGCCTTTTTGTTGTGCTTATTGTGATGTATTGTATTTGGGTTGTCAATTAAGATCAAAAACCAATGTTTCGCAGAGCTGGCTCAGAACTCGTCTATCACCGGCTTCCTTGGAAAGAGCCTCATGCACCTTACCTCCTAGAGGTCCTGTTTGAAGACAATGATCTGGTTAAAAACTTGacctttattcattttctttatgACCCATATAGTAGTTTCTTAATCAATAACACAGTTTATTTAGTAGTATGAATTCCTCAGTCTGTTGTTCTTAATGAGCTTTGGCTCATTTAACTCTTGATATGTTCAGCCTGAAATTTTACTGTTGTGTTTCATGTAGTAAACTTAAGAAGTGCAATTGTTTTCAGTTGTGACCCTATGAAGACTTTCTGCTTATGATACCTCTGCTTTCAAGTTggtactttttttcttttttattttgaagtTTTCAAGGATACAATATTAGCAAAAGGTTGCTTCACAGCAATATCCTTGCCCTCTTCTTCTGATAGCTGATAATAGGAGGAAAATTTGTTGTTCTTAGGGGAAAAGATTCATTACACTCGATGGCTGTTTATTATTGCTGCAGTAACGATTTTAGTTTTTACTGGTGGGTCTTGCTGCACTAATTTTAAAGAAAATCTTATTCTTACCTTTCTTTGGTGCTCTTACCCAAAAACCGCATTAGTAGGTGGTCTACCAGATAGGCAGCTACTACCTTCACCAATGATCAGTCCTACTACCATGTAAACATGCAAAATAATGGCTTTGTCAAAAGAATAAGGATAATCTACTTGTTTTAGAGCACTGTTTTGTGGTATCTCTCTTAACTAGATTGCTGTACATGTTCAACTCCGTGCAACTGTTCAGATTGCTCTTAATAAACCCTCCGGTCTTCAAGTTCTTCCTGGAGGACTCTTCCAGCAGCGGACTGTATTGTCACAACTTGAGTGGCGCGCAAACAAGGGAACTTCTTCATGTAAACAACCACATGCTGTACCTGTTCATCGCCTTGGCAGGGGCACATCAGGTCAGCTTTGTATTCTTTAAACACTCATCTGGCTTTTGCTTTGTGGAAATCTGTACATTTAGAAT contains:
- the LOC113760821 gene encoding uncharacterized protein LOC113760821 translates to MEFFVRDTNEESLPFPQGIVRCPFLRNINEPTNFSFSASMAHPLPCPNQERGGKGPIFEDGPNFDMAFRLFHGQNGVVPLSGRFFVPREKPESEPAPAHFNPLAAKAATISLSAFGPGGPFGFDAFSKKWKNQKKNSQSSKRDSSSKGGELKHESMSNEWLQNGNCPIAKSYRAVSGVLPIVAKALQPPPGMRLKCPPAVVAARAALARTAFAKNLRPQPLPEKMLVIGVLGMAANVPLGVWREHTEKFSPSWFAAVHAAVPFIGMLRKSVLMPKTAMAFTIAASILGQVIGSRAERYRLKAVATRKSVSLETSVNGPIHGAVIGVNSGHCGEIVDWNKVPLSIAVPSSSANVYC